In the genome of Sinobacterium caligoides, the window TATACCCCTTAATATCCAGTATTTTAAAGTCACTCCCAGCCTGAAAGAACAGATCCTCTCCAGGGTGTAAGTGTATTTTGGAGTACGAAGATATATCACCGTCAGGAGAAAAAATGATGGCCCCTATTTCTGGCTTGCCTCCTGTTACTATCGGTGCACCTGCAACCACATAGATATTACCTTCGATAGCCATTTCCTGAAGAGGCTTTAGCCTTGCATCCTCTTTTGTTAATGCAAGCTGCTGGGCGAGTTGAGGCTCATAACCTGTTAACGACAACTCAGGAAACACGACCACTGAGGCAGCATTATCCATCGCACACTTTATTGCCCTAACATGTTCCTGCAAGTTATAGGCAACATCACCTTTCTTAGAGGTGGTTTGGGCGACCGCTATCTTAAAATCTTGCATTAGACCCTCCACAGACTCTCCGCGTAACATCACAGCCTTCCAACCACTACTGCAGAATATTACCGAGAGTGGCCTTCCAGACTGAAAG includes:
- a CDS encoding carbon-nitrogen hydrolase family protein, with the protein product MQDFKIAVAQTTSKKGDVAYNLQEHVRAIKCAMDNAASVVVFPELSLTGYEPQLAQQLALTKEDARLKPLQEMAIEGNIYVVAGAPIVTGGKPEIGAIIFSPDGDISSYSKIHLHPGEDLFFQAGSDFKILDIKGYKIAMAICADTNNEEHVKHYAEHGVSIYVAGVLIGGSGYASDTDKLASYASKYHMLVTVANHNAPTGVWEPVGRSAAWDHKGPLAEVGVEANALLVSAQVNGAWTSEAINIE